The sequence CCCTGATGTTCCAGCGCTATCGCGCGGTGTACGACGCCGCGCTGTCCCCCACGCTCGCCAAGGAGCCCCAAGCATGAGCCTGACCCGCCACGGCACCACCCGCCGCTATTCCGACATCGTGGTGCACAACCAGACCCTGTACACGGTCGAGGTGCCCGCCAGCATCGACACCAACATCGAGACCCAGACCAGCGAGATCCTCGGCAGCCTCGACCGCCTGCTGGCCCAGGCCGGCAGCGACAAGTCGCGCATCCTGATGGCCACCATCTACCTGGTCGACATGGACGACTACGCCGGCATGAACGCGGTATGGGACGCCTGGCTGGCCGAAGGCACCGCCCCCTGCCGCGCCTGCGTGCAGGTGGCCGGCCTGGCACAGCCGGGCTGGCGGGTCGAGATCGCGCTGACTGCCGCGGTAGACTAGAGAAAGCGACGTGGCCGGCATCGGTTTCGAGCTGCGCAAGCTGCTGCGCAAGGACAGCCTGCTCGGCCTGGTGCAGGCCTATGCCTATGCCGGGGTGATCGGCTCGGGGCCATGGGTGCTGTCGATCGTCGGCATCCTGGCCATCGGCCTGCTGTGCTCGGCGCTGGATGCCGCCTCGCTCGGGGTCACGCAGTTCCAGGTGTCGGTCACCTGGCTCATCGCCAGCTCGCTGATCCTCACCGGCGGCGTGCAGCTGGCCTTCACCCGCTATGTGTCCGACCGCCTGTTCGAGCGACGCAACGACATCGTGTTGCCCAATCTGCACGGTGTCCTGTGCCTGGTGCTGCTGGCCGCCGGCAGCCTGGCAACGGTGCTGGCGCTCACTGTCTTTGCCGCCGAAGGCGTGCTCTACCGGCTGCTGATGATGGCCGGTTTCACCCAGCTGTGCGCCATCTGGGTGCTGACCATTTTCCTCTCCGGGCTCAAGCGCTATCGCGCCATCCTGGCCATGTACGCACTTGGCTACGGCATCACCGTCGGCGCGGCGCTGCTGGCGCGCGACTGGGCGCTCGAAGGCCTGCTCGCCGGCTTCGTGCTCGGCCACTTCGCCCTGCTGTGCGGCATGTGGTGGCTGACCGTGCGCAGCTTCGTCACCACCGAGGCGGTGCGCTTCGACTTCCTGAAACCGCAACACCGCTACCCCAGCCTGCTGCTCATCGGCGTGCTCTACAACCTCGCGGTGTGGGCCGACAAGCTGGTGTTCTGGCTCTACCCCGACACCTCGGCTGCCATCATCGGCCCGCTGCGCGCTTCGGTCATCTACGACCTGCCGGTGTTCATGGCCTATCTGTTCATCATCCCCGGCATGGCGGTGTTCCTGGTGCGCATCGAAACCGACTTCGTGGACTACCACGAGCGCTTCTACACCGCGGTGCGCGAAGGCGGCAGCCTGGAGACCATCGAGGCGATGCGCGACGAAATGGTGCTCGCCATCCGCCAGGGCTTCGCCGAGATCGCCAAGATCCAGACCCTGGCACTGCTCGCCGCCATCGTCGTCGGCCCCGCCGTACTGGCGGCACTGGGCATCTCGACGCTGTACCTGCCGCTGTTCCACATCCAGACCCTCGGCGCCAGCCTGCAGGTCGGCCTGCTGGCGCTGCTCAATGTGTTTTTCTACCTCGACCAGCGCGCGCTGGTGCTGCGCCTGTGTGCGCTGCTGTGCGTGAGCAACCTCGCCCTCACCGCGCTGTCGCTGCAGCTCGGCGCCGCCTTCTATGGCTATGGCTACGCCGCCGCCGTGCTGCTGACCCTGCTCTACGGCCTGTTCGCGCTCGACCGCAAGCTGCACCGGCTGGAATACGAAACCTTCATGCTGCGCTGAGAACTTGTGAAGAAATCGTAGCGAGCAGGGCCGAGTGCAAGGCCGCATTTGGCAACTACGCGAGCGAACGACGAGACCTATCAAATGGATAGGCGAGGCGTGAGCGAGTGAGCAACGCAGCCATCGGCACGCGCAGTCGATTTATTCACAAGTTCTGAGCCGCACCGCCGGTCGCGCGCGCTGCGCACAGCGGGCAGCGGATGCAGTAAATTGATGCATTCCGTTGCGCGTCGCCGTCATGCCCTCGCCCGCCATTCTCACCCCCGAGCTGGTGCGCTTTGTGACCAGCCACCTGTCGATCCATGTCGCCGCCAGCAGCGGCGGCCACGCCACGCTGGTACGCGGGCTGGGCTGCCGGGCCGACCCGGCCACGGCGGGCGGCCTGCGCCTGCTGGTGGCGCGCCCGCAGGCCGAACCGGTGTTGCACGCCATCGCCGCCGACGGGCGGATCGCCGTGGTGTTCAGTGAACCGGAGTCGCATCTCACGGTACAGCTCAAGGCGCACGCGGCCTATGTCACCCAGGCCAGCGACGACGACACCGCCCTGCTGCCGCCCTACACCGACGCCATGGTGGCCCGCCTGGCCAGCATCGGCACGCCCGAGCCTTTCGTGCGCGCCCTGCTGGCCTGTCCGGCCGATGAGCTGATCGTCATCTGCGCCACACCGCACGAGGTCTTCGGCCAGACGCCGGGGCCGCAGGCCGGCCAGAGCCTGGGCGCGGGGCAGGTGCTGGCGTGAGCGCACTGCGTGGCGTCGACACCCTGCGCAGCTGCCTGGAGGGCATCCTGCCGGCGGGGTTGGCCACCTGCGCGCCGGACGGCACGCCCAACGTCACCTATGTGTCGCAGCTGATGTATGTCGACCCGGAGCATGTCGCGCTGTCCTTCCAGTTCTTCAACAAGACGCGCGAGAACATCCTGGCCAATCCGCACGCCACGGTGCTGATGATGGATCCGGACACCGCCGCCCGCTACCGGCTGCGCATCCGCTACCTGCGCACCGAAACCGCCGGCCCGCTGTTCGAACGCATGAAGGCCACACTCGCCGGCATCGCCTCGCACACCGGCATGGCGGGCGTATTCCGGCTGCGCGGCGCCGACCTCTACCGCGTGCTGGCCATCGAAACCGTGCCCGGCCGCAGCCTGCCGCCGCCGGTGGCCCGGGCACCGCTGCTGCCGGCGCTGCGCCGCAGTGTCGACGCGCTGTCCGGCTGCCGCAGCCTGGAGCACCTGATCGACACCCTGGCGCAGTGCCTCGAGCGCCATTTCGGCATCACCCACCAGATGCTGCTGATGGCCGACGCCCCCCGCCAGCGCCTGTACATCGTTGCCAGCCGCGGCTACGCCAGCTCAGGCGCCGGCGCAGAGATCCCCTACGGCGTCGGCGTGATCGGCGTGGCGGCGCGCGAGCAGACCCCCATCCGCATCATCTTCCCGGCCGCCGAATACGCCTACGGCCGGGCCATCCGCGAGCAGCTCGAAGGCGGCGAGCTGGCCGACCGGCTCGAAGCGAGCATCCCCCTGCCCGGCCTGCCCGACCCGTCCAGCCAGCTCGCCGTGCCGGTGCGCGCCGGCGACCGGCTGATGGCCGTGCTGTATGTCGAGAGCGACCAGCAATACCGCTTCGACTACGACATGGAAGACGCACTGGTCGCCCTGTGCGCCATGCTCGGGCCGTGCATGTGCGCGCTGCAGTCCGAGGCCATCGACGACGACGGCACGCCGGCCACCCCGGCACGCCCGCCGCCCGACGCCGCCGCCCCGCCGCTGCGGGTGCGCTACTTCGAGCAGGACGGCAGCATCTTTCTCGACGACACCTACCTGATCAAGGGCGTGGCCGGCAGCATCCTGTGGGCGCTGCTGCAGGACCACCAGACGCTGGGCCGCTGCGAGTTCTCCAAGCGCGAGCTGCGCCTCGACCCCCGCCTGCGCCTGCCCGAGGTGGCCGACAACCTCGACGCCCGGCTGATCCTGCTCAGCCGCCGGCTGGCCGACCGCGAGGCCGACCTGCGCATCGAGAAGGCCGGCCGCGGCCGCATCCGCCTGGCGCTGGCGCGGCCGGTCAGCCTGATCGCCGGGGGTGTTCAGGCCGCCTGAGGCAGCGCCGCCGTCAGCTGCGCCGCCGCCGCGTCGCCCAGGCGCAACCGCAGCGCCGCCAGCAGATCGTCGAAAGCGGCTGCCGGCAGCCGGCTGCGCAAGGGGGCGAGCAGCGCGATACGCTCGGCCGGGCGCATTGCCGGCACCATCCACGTCAGCGCCAGACGCATGTCCGCCGGCGTCAACCGGGCATGGATGCGCCCGTGCAATGCGGCGATCTGCGCATCGCTCAGGCCCGCCCACAGCACCTCGTTGTGCTCGGTTTCCTCCTCATACATGTGCAGCAGGCTCTCGCCGACAAAGGCGGCGAACTGCCGGTACAACCGCGCCGCGGCGCGGACCCGCGCCGGCCCGGTACTGCTGCGCAACTCATCGCCCAGATGCCCCAGCAAGCGCAGGCTCGCCGCGTGTTCGGCATGAGCGTCGGCCGCCCGCCGGGCGCTGCCCGGCTGCAAGGCCTCGAGCGCCGGGTGGATCACCCGGTCCTCATGCGCCAGGTGGTCTCGACAGAAGCCGATCAGCACCCGCAGCGCGGCGAGCGCCTCGGCCACCGCCGCCTCGTCGTCGGTATCGAGACGCCCGAGTTCGGTCAGCATCTCGCCCATGAACAGGCGCAGCCCCTTGTGGATGCCGGCGTAGAGATCATGGCGCTCGGCGGTCGTCGGCCGCAGGAATCGCATGTGCATTGCCCCTCTCCTGCGCGCAACTCAACGCGTGGCGCTGACCACCGTCGTCGGCGGCTGCGGTACGAACACGAAATGCGGGGTCGGGATCGGCGCGCCCGGCCGCACGGCCTGCGGCGCCGCCAGGCCGGCCGGGCCGAGCGCGCGCAGATAGGCGTAGATGGCGTTCAGGTCCTCGTCGGTCATGGCCTTCAGGGCCGGCCACGGCATCGGCGGCAAGCCGCCGGCACGGGCACGCACCCGCCATTCCTCCGCGCTCTGACGGCTGGCCGACAGGCGCAGGTTGGCCGGATAGCTCACGCCCCACGGACCGCTGAAGCCGACGGCCATGCCGGTCAGCCGCTGGGCCTCGGGCACCGCCCCGCCCGACTCGGCAAAGCCGGCGGTGTGGCAGCCGTTGCAGTCGGCCACCTCCACCAGGTAGCGCCCGCGCGCCACCGGATCGGCCGGCGCGGCCAGGGCCGGCAGGCTGGCGCCGACAACCGCGGCAAGGACCACTTTTGCAAACAGTTTCATGCTGGACTCCATCGATTGATTCGAGAGGCCAGCTTACGAAGCCGCCCGGCACGCCGCTCTTAAGAGTTGCATCAGCAAAGCTTCAAAATTTGCTAAACACGCGCGCGCCGCCGGGAACAGGAGTCCTCGCCATGATCGCCGGGCAGATAAGCGCCGAAAATCAAAGCCTTGTTCGGCCCAGGGTCTTTTTTTGGGCTGCATGGTGCACCGCAGTTCGATAGAATGTGCAGTTCCCCCCAACGCCACCGCAAGACACGCCGATGACCCAGCGCCTGCGAGAGATCCCCTATAACTACACCTCCTTCTCCGACCGCGAGATCGTGATCCGCCTGCTCGGCGAGGAGAGTTGGCAGGTGCTCGACGCCCTGCGCAGCGAGCGCGTCACCGGCCGCTCGGCGCGCATGCTGTACGAGGTGCTGGGCGATATCTGGGTGGTGCAGCGCAACCCCTACCTGATGGACGACCTGCTGGCCAACCGCGACCGCCGCGGCGCGCTGGTCGGTGCCCTGCGCCACCGGCTGACCGAGATCGACAAGCGCCGTGTCGACGCGCAGGACGAAGACCACGACCGCAGCGACAAGGTAGAGTCCCTGGTGCGCGCCGCGCGCGAGGCGGTGGCCCGCTTCGAGCTGCAGTTCGAGGAAACCTTCGACCTGCGCCGCCAGGCCATGCGCGTGCTGTCGCGCCATACCCGCAAGGACAACATCTGCTTCGACGGCCACGCCCGCGTCTCGCATGTGACCGACGCCACCGACTGGCGGGTCGAGTACCCCTTCGTGGTGCTCTATCCGGACACCGAGGCCGAGATCGGCCACCTGGTGCGCGACTGTATCGAGCTGGGCCTGACCATCATCC comes from Denitromonas sp. and encodes:
- a CDS encoding RidA family protein, translated to MSLTRHGTTRRYSDIVVHNQTLYTVEVPASIDTNIETQTSEILGSLDRLLAQAGSDKSRILMATIYLVDMDDYAGMNAVWDAWLAEGTAPCRACVQVAGLAQPGWRVEIALTAAVD
- a CDS encoding hemerythrin domain-containing protein; this encodes MHMRFLRPTTAERHDLYAGIHKGLRLFMGEMLTELGRLDTDDEAAVAEALAALRVLIGFCRDHLAHEDRVIHPALEALQPGSARRAADAHAEHAASLRLLGHLGDELRSSTGPARVRAAARLYRQFAAFVGESLLHMYEEETEHNEVLWAGLSDAQIAALHGRIHARLTPADMRLALTWMVPAMRPAERIALLAPLRSRLPAAAFDDLLAALRLRLGDAAAAQLTAALPQAA
- the pelG gene encoding exopolysaccharide Pel transporter PelG, with the translated sequence MAGIGFELRKLLRKDSLLGLVQAYAYAGVIGSGPWVLSIVGILAIGLLCSALDAASLGVTQFQVSVTWLIASSLILTGGVQLAFTRYVSDRLFERRNDIVLPNLHGVLCLVLLAAGSLATVLALTVFAAEGVLYRLLMMAGFTQLCAIWVLTIFLSGLKRYRAILAMYALGYGITVGAALLARDWALEGLLAGFVLGHFALLCGMWWLTVRSFVTTEAVRFDFLKPQHRYPSLLLIGVLYNLAVWADKLVFWLYPDTSAAIIGPLRASVIYDLPVFMAYLFIIPGMAVFLVRIETDFVDYHERFYTAVREGGSLETIEAMRDEMVLAIRQGFAEIAKIQTLALLAAIVVGPAVLAALGISTLYLPLFHIQTLGASLQVGLLALLNVFFYLDQRALVLRLCALLCVSNLALTALSLQLGAAFYGYGYAAAVLLTLLYGLFALDRKLHRLEYETFMLR
- a CDS encoding pyridoxamine 5'-phosphate oxidase family protein gives rise to the protein MSALRGVDTLRSCLEGILPAGLATCAPDGTPNVTYVSQLMYVDPEHVALSFQFFNKTRENILANPHATVLMMDPDTAARYRLRIRYLRTETAGPLFERMKATLAGIASHTGMAGVFRLRGADLYRVLAIETVPGRSLPPPVARAPLLPALRRSVDALSGCRSLEHLIDTLAQCLERHFGITHQMLLMADAPRQRLYIVASRGYASSGAGAEIPYGVGVIGVAAREQTPIRIIFPAAEYAYGRAIREQLEGGELADRLEASIPLPGLPDPSSQLAVPVRAGDRLMAVLYVESDQQYRFDYDMEDALVALCAMLGPCMCALQSEAIDDDGTPATPARPPPDAAAPPLRVRYFEQDGSIFLDDTYLIKGVAGSILWALLQDHQTLGRCEFSKRELRLDPRLRLPEVADNLDARLILLSRRLADREADLRIEKAGRGRIRLALARPVSLIAGGVQAA
- a CDS encoding cytochrome c, whose product is MKLFAKVVLAAVVGASLPALAAPADPVARGRYLVEVADCNGCHTAGFAESGGAVPEAQRLTGMAVGFSGPWGVSYPANLRLSASRQSAEEWRVRARAGGLPPMPWPALKAMTDEDLNAIYAYLRALGPAGLAAPQAVRPGAPIPTPHFVFVPQPPTTVVSATR